A single region of the Vicia villosa cultivar HV-30 ecotype Madison, WI linkage group LG4, Vvil1.0, whole genome shotgun sequence genome encodes:
- the LOC131600195 gene encoding cyanate hydratase → MEQNKASIVSQLQHLKHHCGKSYTQLAEETGLTNVYVAQLLRRQAQLKPETAPKLQAALPDLPKQLVDEMMKPPLRSYDPNIIQDPTIYRLNEAVMHFGESIKEIINEEYGDGIMSAIDFFCSVDKVKGVDGKERVVVTFDGKYLPHTEQKTEHMVSRTRPLVKQ, encoded by the exons atggaaCAGAACAAAGCAAGCATTGTGTCACAACTCCAACATTTGAAACACCATTGTGGTAAATCTTATACTCAGTTAGCAGAGGAAACAGGACTCACCAATGTCTATGTTGCTCAGCTTCTCCGAAGACAAGCGCAGCTCAAACCTGAAACTGCCCCGAAACTCCAGGCAGCACTGCCCGACCTGCCCAAACAACTTGTCGATGAGATGATGAAACCACCTTTGAGGTCTTATGACCCTAATATCATCCAAGACCCCACTATTTACAG GTTGAATGAAGCTGTTATGCATTTTGGGGAGAGCATCAAAGAAATAATCAACGAGGAGTATGGTGATGGGAT CATGTCGGCAATAGATTTCTTCTGCTCAGTTGACAAAGTTAAAGGAGTTGATGGGAAGGAACGCGTGGTAGTAACATTTGACGGAAAATATTTGCCGCATACAGAGCAG AAAACAGAGCATATGGTTTCAAGAACAAGGCCACTGGTGAAACAGTGA